The following nucleotide sequence is from Juglans microcarpa x Juglans regia isolate MS1-56 chromosome 6D, Jm3101_v1.0, whole genome shotgun sequence.
TCTTTGTGGGCAGTGATGAGAGGCCCTCTGGTGGCCTCTGGTACCGACGGGGTGGACAAGATTCCGGCAAGGCCCCCTCTAGCGGGGTGATCATTCAGCCAGCAATGAGAACAGTGAGCGGCGAACGTTTGTGGAGGCGTTGCAGCGGCCTATCCCTCCTCCAAAATTTAAGCTTTCAGTCCGGCGTCCTGAGGTAATCAACGGTGAGCTTGGATTTATTTTCTCGGATATTGAGATGGAAAAGGCAGCCgaagatttgaaattttctttagtTCTTAAGTTTCTGTCCTCCAGACCATCCATTGATGTTTTACGgaaacatattatcaaaactTGGGGGTTTAGTTAGGTGCCGATGATcagttttatggatgacttTCACATCCTTTTACACCTTGCGAATGAGAAATATTACTTCCATGCATGGGCACGTGAAGGCAGGGTGGTGGCAGGCGTTCTGTTTCGTTTGTTCAATTGGTCGGTGGGTTTTGATCTGAAAAAGGAACCATCCATTGCTCCTCAATGGATTTTTTTGCCTGGTCTTCCTTTGCATCTGTACAGGTTGGATTGTCTCCAGAGTTTTGCTACACGCTTTGGCAAGTTTTTGGGAACGGATAATGCGACCGTATATAGAACACGAGCCACAGGAGCACGTTTGTGTGTTGCAGTCGATCTCAGAGACGAGCAGATAAAAGGCTTTCCTGTGATGTTTGGTTCGCATCAGATATGGCAGTCGGTGGTCTATGAGAAACCAAGTTTTTATTGCAACAAATGTTTTAGGCAAGACCATACTGAGGTGGCTTGCAGAATGGTGCAGCGTGTTAACCGTGGTCACGACGGGAAAAAGCATAGAAAAGAGGATGGGAACAAGGAAGATGCTAAAACTTGGAAGGAAGTGGGTCAGAAGAACCCTGCTGTTGTGATAAATCATGAAGAAGGCATTGCGAAATTAACTATTGAGACAATCCCAGGGTCTACGAACAAGGTCGAGTCCAGCAAGGCAGGGGAAAAAGCAGAGGagggtgaaaaagaaattacGAATGTAAGTAAACCGTTTCTGATGGCTAGCAGAGAAGGGAATTGTGTTAGTGGGCAGGGAGCAGGGGGCTCTTCTTCTCCTGTCCCAGGTTTCCCTAAGGTGAATAACCCAGCATCCAATTCGATGAAGCAACGATCCGATGTGTTAGATGTCCAGCATGCGTCTGCTATTCAAATCCCTGTGGAGGAAAATGTGGTTGGTTATTTACTCGAGGAAGTTCCTGCTGTTACACAAATGGATACTGGCCAGAAATTGAATGATGTCAGCACCCAAGTTAGTGACAATGAGTGCGAGAAAGTTTGGTGCGATCGTGTTCCGCAGGTACAAGTTGATTTTGAAAAGGTGCAGGAGAGTTTGGAGAACTAGCGTAAGCAGGTTTACCAGGGGGAGAGGGCATGGGTTTATGATAATGAAGATGATGCTCTACCAGCTGtgatgggaaaagaaaaaatttatgattCGGACGTGGACCACGTTACGGCAAATGGAAAATCAAATCCGAAGGAGGACATGACTCTGAGAAAATCACAACGGGTTCACACCCGTTCCCAAAAGTTGAACTTATGACCAATACAATTCTTttttggaatattagagggCTGGGCAGTTCTAGAGGAAGATTGAAGAAGCTACTTATTAAATTTAAGGTTTCTTTATCTGCTATCTCGGAACCTTTTATGGATGATAATCGTATGGCTTCTCTTGGGTGCTTTTTGGATTTTAATCATTATGCCTCAAATGCCAATCAGGGTGGTAAGTTGTGGGTGTTCTGGAATAAcccaaatatttttgaaattgtgCTTTGTACGTCTCAAATCGTGTCTTGTTGGTTTAAATGGGATGTGCACCGTGTTATTGTTACTTTTGTCTGTACTAAGTGCTCATATGTTGATAAAAGAGAACTTTGGCATGACTTAGAAGAGAGGACCAATATGGATCAGCCTTGGTTAGttttgggtgattttaatgttattcGCAGGGATTCGGAAAGTGTTGGTGGGAATCCTCGGCCTCTTATTTCGATGTTAGAGTTTAACGACTGTATAGATCATTGTGGTCTGTTGGAGACATCTAGTTCTGGCCAGAACatgtcttggtgtaatgggcatggGGGAGCATCCAGAAGTTGGGCAAAACTTGATAGAGTGCTCATGAATAATGCTTTTGCCAGCCTCTTTCCTTCAGTTCACTTCAATTATTTGAGCCGTAAATCTTATGACCATTGTATGATGGTAGTGTTCTCAGATCATCTTGCTACTTCCTATGGCCTTTCTCCGTTTCGTTTTCTGAATATGTGGTGTTTACATGATGGGTTTTTAATGTGTGTGAAGGAAGCTTGGAATAAACAGGATGTGGCGTCTGGGCTTCTTAAGCTTTCTATTCGTCTGAAAAGAGCTAAGCTTGCGCTTCGTGCttggaataaaaatgtttttggaAAGGTGGATGTGAATATCCGTGCTCTGGAAGAGAGGTTAGATTTTCTGGAAAACCAGCTTCAATCTGATTTTTCTGAGGAGCTTGAGGATGATTTTGTGGCTACTAAGACCGAGATCGAAATATGGGAGAAAAGGGAAGCTTCTCGTCTAGGCCAAATTGCTAAAAAGAAATGGTTGACTGAGGGGATCAAAACTCGAAGTTTTTTCATTCGGTTATTAACCAAAGGCGTACTAAAgggcatattaataaaatggtcCTTGTTGATGGGAGAGTTTTGAATACTGCTGAAGAGGTTCATGAGGAGGCTGTGGTTTTTTTTCGTAATATCCTTTCCGAGGTTTCTACGATGGAACATTGCAATTTGTCGAGGAttattgagaagaaaatttCAGATGAAGAAAATCGTTGGTTATGCGCGGCACCTACTAAATTGGAAGTGAAGCAAGCTGTTTTTTCTATTCCAAATAATAGTAGCCCGAGGCCTGATGGTTTTGGATCTGGTTTTTATATGTCTTGCTAGGATATTATCAAAGAAGATGTGGTGGAGGCTGCTAGAGATTTTTTCAGGGGTGCTCCTCTATCCAGGTTTTATTCTTCctcttttattgttcttattccGAAAGTGCCTGAGCCTTCCGGTTTTGATAAATTCCATCCTATTAGTTTGTGCTCTGTGGCTTATAAAATCTTTTCGAAGATTATTGTGAATCGTCTTAATTCTATTCTTGATAGTTTGGTCTCTCATGAACAAGGTGCATTTATTTCTAGgcgtagtatttttgagaatattactCTTGCTCAGAAGATGGTTCAGTCGCTGCATAAAAAATTGTTGGTGGTAATGTTTTGATAAAACTTGATATGGCCAAGGCGTATGATAGGGTGAATTGGGAATTTTTAATGCATGTGATCCGtgcttttggtttttttgataATGTTTGCCAGATTATTGCTAATTATGTGCAGTCTCAGtggttttctattatgatgaatggtaccTTCAAGGGTTTTTTTTCAGTCTGCCAGGGGTCTTCGTCAAGGGGATCCTCTCTCTCCTTATCTTTTCATCCTCATGGAAGAAGTGTTGACAAGGCTTCTCAGAAAACATTTTGAAGAAGGTCAGATTGGCAAATTTAGTCATCCTATTGGTGCTCCTTTGGTTTCTCATTTACTTTATGCTGATGACATCCTTATTTTTGCTAATGGGGGTAAGAGGTCTATTAAAAATCTGATGCATACTCCGGATATTTATGAGAGGCGGTCTAGTCAACAAATTAGCAGGGACAAATCTGCTCTTTTCCTATCTAAGTTGATCTCGACTTCAAGAAAGAGGAGTTTGTTGAGTCTCACGGGCTTTAAGGAAGGTAAGTTTCCTGTTACCTACTTGGGTGTGCCGTTGGTATCTGGTAGATTGACAACCCGGGTTTTTGAACCGTTAATTGATAAAGTCAGGAAAAAAGTTGCCGGTTGGAAGTTTAAACTGTTATCGCCGGGTGGTAGATTGATTTTAgtcaatcatgttttaaatggTATGCCTATCTACTTATTGTCTGTGATGAGTGTGCCTTCCATATCTTTGTCTCATATTCAAGCTTTGTTAGCTAATTGTTTTTGGGGAGAGAATGatggtaaaagaaaatatcattagAGGTTGTGGAGCAAAATTTGTTTGCCTACTAGAGAAGGAGGGTTGGGCGTGAGAGATCTTAAAGAGGTTCAAAAATCTCTTCATATGAAGTTTGCCTTCCGTATTTTGTCTTCCAACAATCTTTGGTCTGATTTTTTTCGTGCCAAATACCTTCGTCATGGCCATTTTTCTACTTACAAGGCGAGGCCAATTGATTCTAGATTCTGGAGATCGATTGTTAAGATGCTGCCGAAAGTTATGGATAATGTGAATGTCCTTGTGCGTGGTGGTAATGCTTCCTTTTGGTTTGATAGATGGTTGGCTTCGGGTCCCCTTTCGATACATGTGGAAGATGTTATTAATAACGGATTGCGTCTTCAAGATTGTTGGTCCAATAATCTTTGGGATGAGGATTTTCTTAGGGAGCTGGTTAGTGAGGAGGTTGTTGAGGAAATTCTTCAGATGCCTATTAATGATACTCGTGGTCCGGATTTATTTGTGTGGAAACCTTCCACTAATGGCAGGTTTTCTACTCGTACAGCTTGGGAGGTGGTGAGAAAAAGAGGTCAGGAATTACCATGGCATGATTGGTTCTGGCACCAGCTTCTTCCTAAACGAATCTCTATATGCTTGTGGAAAATTTGGATGGAATGTCTGCCTGTGGACATTCAGGTTCAAAGGAAAGGTGTATCTCTGGCCTCTGCGTGTGATTGTTGTGATAGGAGGTGAATGGAAGATATCAACCATATTTTCTCTATGGGGGCTGTGGCTATTGAGGAGTTGTATGCCAGTATTGCTTTGGGTATTCCTTGTAGGTGCAGTTTACTGTGGAAAAATAGAGTAGCTGCCTGGTTTTCTTACGCTAAAAAATCCTCTTTTAAAGGTACTCTTGTTGGTTTAATTCCTTGTATCATCACTTGGTGCCTTTGGAAGCGTAGATATAAGGCTAGAATGGATGGGAAGTATGATTCAGCTGTGACGGTTTGGAGAAGTGTTCGGGTGTGGATTAAATCTTTGGCGAATAATATCAATTCAGTTCATAATTTATCCTTGCACGACTTGAagattttggaagattttaatTTAGAGAGGCCTCGCATTTCTA
It contains:
- the LOC121234610 gene encoding uncharacterized protein LOC121234610; protein product: MDQPWLVLGDFNVIRRDSESVGGNPRPLISMLEFNDCIDHCGLLETSSSGQNMSWCNGHGGASRSWAKLDRVLMNNAFASLFPSVHFNYLSRKSYDHCMMVVFSDHLATSYGLSPFRFLNMWCLHDGFLMCVKEAWNKQDVASGLLKLSIRLKRAKLALRAWNKNVFGKVDVNIRALEERLDFLENQLQSDFSEELEDDFVATKTEIEIWEKREASRLGQIAKKKWLTEGIKTRSFFIRLLTKGDIIKEDVVEAARDFFRGAPLSRFYSSSFIVLIPKVPEPSGFDKFHPISLCSVAYKIFSKIIVNRLNSILDSLVSHEQGAFISRRSIFENITLAQKMSARGLRQGDPLSPYLFILMEEVLTRLLRKHFEEGQIGKFSHPIGAPLVSHLLYADDILIFANGGKRSIKNLMHTPDIYERRSSQQISRDKSALFLSKLISTSRKRSLLSLTGFKEGKFPVTYLGVPLFAFRILSSNNLWSDFFRAKYLRHGHFSTYKARPIDSRFWRSIVKMLPKVMDNVNVLVRGGNASFWFDRWLASGPLSIHVEDVINNGLRLQDCWSNNLWDEDFLRELVSEEVVEEILQMPINDTRGPDLFVWKPSTNGRFSTRTAWEVVRKRGQELPWHDWFWHQLLPKRISICLWKIWMECLPVDIQVQRKGVSLASACDCCDRR